A region of the bacterium genome:
AGGTCAGCCGGGCCATCGTTTGGTTGCCGAGGACGACGTCGTTGAGCGCCAGCCCGTCCGGGCGGGGCGCCTCGCCGTCCCGCGTCATCTGCAGCGCGCGCCGCTCTTCGATCGTCGCGCGTCCCTCGAGCGCCGCGTCGAGGACCTCGGAAACGTCCTCGCAGCGGGTCTCGGTGAGGAACCCGAGCGAGCCGAGGTTGACGCCGACGATCGGCGTCTCCCGCGCGCCGACGGCGCGCGCCGCGGCGAGCAGCGTGCCGTCGCCGCCGACGGAGACGACGAGGTCGGCCAGCTCGACCGCGCGTTCGCGGGGGAAACTGCGCTCGAGGCCCAGCGCCTCGCGCGCGTTCTCGTCGAACAGCATTTCGACGCCGCGCCGGCGGAGTTCCTCCGCCACGCGCTGCAGCGGCCCGCGCGCCTGCGCGCGGGGCTTGCAGAAGACGGCGACGGCCCGCGGTCTAGTCCCCATCTCGCCCGACCTCCGCGACGATTCTGACGCGCCATTCCGATTCTTCAAGGCGCGGGCCGGGCGCCGCGAGCAGGAAGACCTCGCGGTTCCCCTTCGGCCCGGCGACGGGGGAGGCGGCGGCGTCCTCGATTCCCCAGCCGAGATCGACGAAGGCGCGGGCGATCTTCTCCACCGCGGCGGCGCGGAGCGCCGGGTCGCGGATCACCCCCTCGCCGCGCGAGGCCTCGCGCCGGCCGACCTCGAACTGCGGCTTGACCATCGCCAGGACGCGGCCGTTCGGGGCGAGGGGGACGACGCGCGGCACGATGTGGACCAGCGAGATGAACGAGACGTCGATCGTCGCCAGGTCGTACGGCGGCCGCACGTCCTCGGGGCGCATGTCGCGGGCGTTCAGCTCCTCGACGACGAAGACGCGCGGATCGGCGGCCAGCCGCGGGTCGATCAAGCCCTTGCCGACGTCCACCGCGGTGACGTGGACGGCGCCGCGGCGCAGGAGAACGTCGGTGAAGCCGCCGGTCGAGGCGCCGACGTCGAGGCAGCGCAGGCCCGTGGGATCCAGGCCGAGGCGGTCGAGCGCGCCGTCGAGCTTCAGCCCGCCGCGGGAGGCGAAGAGCCGTTCCCCCGGCGCGAGCTCGACGCGCGCCCCCTCGGGCACCGAGAAGCCGGCCTTGTCGCGGCGGACGCCGTCCACGAGCGCGCGGCCGGCGAGGATCAACGCCTGCGCCTTCTCGCGCGACGGGGCGAGCCCGTCCTCGACCAGCGCGACGTCGAGCCGGCGCTTGGCCTTGCTCACGACGCGCGTCCGGCGGTCCGTTCGACGAGCGCGGTCAGGCGCGCCGCGGCCGGGCCGAGCGCGGCGAGGGCGGCGAGGGAGCGCGAGAGGAGCGCGTCGGCGCGGCGGCGGGCCTCGGCGGCGCCGACCGCGGCCGGCCAGGTCGCCTTGCCCTCTTCCTTGTCCTTGCCCGGCGTCTTGCCGAGCTGTTCCGCGGTCGCCGTCTCGTCGAGCAGGTCGTCCTGGATTTGGAAGGCGAGGCCGACGTCGTCGCCGATCCGCCGCAGCGTCGCGACGAACGACGGCGGGGCGCCGGCGGCGAGGGCGCCGAGCTCGAAGGCGGCGGAGAGGAGCGCGCCGGTCTTCAGCCGGTCGATGTCGGTCACCAACTGCTCGGTCGCCGGCTTCCCCTCGGCGGAGAGGTCGAGCTGCTGCCCGCCGACCATCCCGAGCGCGCCGGCCGCGCCGGCGAGGCAGCGCACCTCGGCGACGACCCGTTCGGCGGGAATCTCGGCGCGGGTCAGCGTCTCGAAGGCCAGCGTCAGCAGCGCGTCGCCGGCGAGGATCGCCGTCGCCTCGTTGAACGCGACGTGCACGGTGGGACGGCCGCGGCGCAGGTCGTCGTCGTCCATCGCCGGCAGGTCGTCGTGGACGAGGCTGTAGGTGTGGACCATCTCCAGCGCGAGCGCCGCGGAGATCGCGTCGTCCCACGCCCCGCCGGCCGCCTCGCAGGAGGCAAGGACGAGCAGCGGCCGCAGCCGCTTGCCGCCGGCCAGCGCGGCGTGGCGCATCGCCTCGGGGAGCGGGGAGAGCGGGCCTCCGGCGGGCGGAAGGGCCGCGGACAGGGCGGCCTCGAAGCGCGTCCGCCAGGCGTCGAGTTCGGCGACTTCCGGCTTCACGGCGTCTCCCGCCGGTCGTCGAACGGGACGACCTTGTCCTCGCCCGCTTCGCCGCGCAGGAGGACCTCGACCTTCGTCTCCGCCTCGGACAGCCGGGCTTCGAGGCGGCGCGAGAGGGCGACCCCTTCCTCGAACAGGGCGAGGCTCTTCTCGAGCGGCAGGTCCCCCTGCTCGAGAACGCGCGCGATCTCTTCGAGGCGCGCCAGCGCCTCTTCGAGCGTCGGCTCGGGGGGCGTCTTCTCTTTCGGTTCGCTCATCGTTCTTCTCCGGGCGCGTCTTCGAGGACGCGCCGCACCTCGGCGATCGCCGCTCCGCGGCCGAAGCGGAGGTGGAGCGGCTCGCCGGGGGCGAGTTCGGCGGCGTCGCGCACGATCGGCCCGTCGGGGCCGCCGCGCTGCGCGAGCGCGTAGCCGCGGGCCAGGACGGCCAGCGGCGAGAGGGCGTCGAGCGCCGCGGCGAGGCGCG
Encoded here:
- a CDS encoding NAD(+)/NADH kinase, with amino-acid sequence MGTRPRAVAVFCKPRAQARGPLQRVAEELRRRGVEMLFDENAREALGLERSFPRERAVELADLVVSVGGDGTLLAAARAVGARETPIVGVNLGSLGFLTETRCEDVSEVLDAALEGRATIEERRALQMTRDGEAPRPDGLALNDVVLGNQTMARLTSLSLAVDDEWVTDFRADGLIVSTPTGSTAYNLAAGGPLVCPSVDALVATPICPHSLSQRPLILPGNAKVSIRLAEGQPATDIVVTLDGQVSFPLAPGETILLSFAAHRVRLIHPGGQTFFSTLRNKLGWGHP
- a CDS encoding TlyA family RNA methyltransferase; amino-acid sequence: MSKAKRRLDVALVEDGLAPSREKAQALILAGRALVDGVRRDKAGFSVPEGARVELAPGERLFASRGGLKLDGALDRLGLDPTGLRCLDVGASTGGFTDVLLRRGAVHVTAVDVGKGLIDPRLAADPRVFVVEELNARDMRPEDVRPPYDLATIDVSFISLVHIVPRVVPLAPNGRVLAMVKPQFEVGRREASRGEGVIRDPALRAAAVEKIARAFVDLGWGIEDAAASPVAGPKGNREVFLLAAPGPRLEESEWRVRIVAEVGRDGD
- a CDS encoding polyprenyl synthetase family protein, whose amino-acid sequence is MKPEVAELDAWRTRFEAALSAALPPAGGPLSPLPEAMRHAALAGGKRLRPLLVLASCEAAGGAWDDAISAALALEMVHTYSLVHDDLPAMDDDDLRRGRPTVHVAFNEATAILAGDALLTLAFETLTRAEIPAERVVAEVRCLAGAAGALGMVGGQQLDLSAEGKPATEQLVTDIDRLKTGALLSAAFELGALAAGAPPSFVATLRRIGDDVGLAFQIQDDLLDETATAEQLGKTPGKDKEEGKATWPAAVGAAEARRRADALLSRSLAALAALGPAAARLTALVERTAGRAS
- the xseB gene encoding exodeoxyribonuclease VII small subunit; protein product: MSEPKEKTPPEPTLEEALARLEEIARVLEQGDLPLEKSLALFEEGVALSRRLEARLSEAETKVEVLLRGEAGEDKVVPFDDRRETP